The proteins below come from a single Benincasa hispida cultivar B227 chromosome 4, ASM972705v1, whole genome shotgun sequence genomic window:
- the LOC120076568 gene encoding L-aminoadipate-semialdehyde dehydrogenase-phosphopantetheinyl transferase-like isoform X2 yields the protein MYSSASMFFSSLHRASTATNMHFFQRSFATAASHIVPMQLPSKIASTVWWFGGSCGLQKFSVFQIGSYSKFLFSNTFLLCRETHIWYILPDEVKSIHLQNHYLNLLSPNEKENVLKIQEGEVQKRALLARALVRSTISRYLTQCQIDPQALKFKKNMFGKPELDLQNSSELCLPPLQFNISHSSSLIACGVTLHSPIGIDVEEKTRKIKNNIIAFAKRFFSPNEIEVLSAISDPERQRQEFIKLWTLKEAYVKALGRGFSAVPFNTFTIRFDKTATGSRLPGCKTYEACEISVESCNDPENCSSNVTFALMELSGSHYAAVCMEKDTSFKGAGSLPMKLNVWRTIPYVEDECVSGTEAALPINGFAQANVKFPQT from the exons ATGTACAGTTCGGCTTCTATGTTTTTTTCATCTCTGCACAGAGCAAGCACTGCAACAAACATGCATTTCTTCCAAAGGAGCTTTGCCACTGCTGCATCCCATATTGTTCCCATGCAACTGCCATCTAAAAT TGCAAGCACCGTCTGGTGGTTCGGTGGATCCTGTGGCTTACAAAAATTTTCAGTATTTCAGATTGGCTCCTactccaaatttttattttcaaatactttCTTGCTTTGTAGGGAAACCCATATCTGGTATATCTTACCTGATGAAGTAAAGAGTATACATCTTCAGAATCATTATTTAAATCTATTATCACCAAATGAAAAGGAGAATGTTCTGAAAATACAAGAAGGGGAGGTTCAAAAAAGAGCCTTGCTAGCTCGTGCTTTGGTAAGATCTACCATTTCAAGAT ATTTGACACAATGTCAAATTGATCCACAAGCGTTGAAGTTTAAAAAGAATATGTTTGGGAAGCCTGAG TTAGATTTGCAAAACAGCAGTGAACTATGTCTGCCACCATTGCAATTCAACATCTCACATTCTTCATCCTTGATAGCATGTGGAGTGACTCTGCATTCTCCA ATTGGTATAGATGTGGAAGAGAAGACACGAAAGATAAAGAACAacatcatagcttttgctaaacgttTCTTTTCTCCAAATGAAATAGAAGTTTTATCTGCTATTTCAGATCCTGAAAGACAGCGGCAGGAATTCATAAAATTATGGACTCTGAAG GAGGCATATGTTAAAGCATTGGGTAGGGGCTTCTCGGCTGTCCCATTCAACACTTTCACTATTCGGTTTGATAAAACTGCCACTGGTTCACGTCTTCCTGGGTGTAAAACTTATGAG GCTTGTGAAATAAGCGTAGAGTCTTGCAATGATCCGGAGAATTGCTCGAGCAATGTGACTTTTGCGCTGATGGAGCTGTCTGGTTCTCATTATGCTGCTGTTTGCATGGAAAAAGACACAAGCTTTAAAG GAGCAGGGAGTCTTCCCATGAAGTTGAATGTGTGGAGAACAATTCCGTACGTCGAAGATGAATGTGTTTCTGGAACTGAGGCTGCTCTACCTATCAATGGCTTCGCTCAAGCAAATGTGAAGTTTCCCCAGACGtaa
- the LOC120076568 gene encoding L-aminoadipate-semialdehyde dehydrogenase-phosphopantetheinyl transferase-like isoform X4 — protein sequence MYSSASMFFSSLHRASTATNMHFFQRSFATAASHIVPMQLPSKMVVYFNDLWPLLYSASTVWETHIWYILPDEVKSIHLQNHYLNLLSPNEKENVLKIQEGEVQKRALLARALVRSTISRYLTQCQIDPQALKFKKNMFGKPELDLQNSSELCLPPLQFNISHSSSLIACGVTLHSPIGIDVEEKTRKIKNNIIAFAKRFFSPNEIEVLSAISDPERQRQEFIKLWTLKEAYVKALGRGFSAVPFNTFTIRFDKTATGSRLPGCKTYEACEISVESCNDPENCSSNVTFALMELSGSHYAAVCMEKDTSFKGAGSLPMKLNVWRTIPYVEDECVSGTEAALPINGFAQANVKFPQT from the exons ATGTACAGTTCGGCTTCTATGTTTTTTTCATCTCTGCACAGAGCAAGCACTGCAACAAACATGCATTTCTTCCAAAGGAGCTTTGCCACTGCTGCATCCCATATTGTTCCCATGCAACTGCCATCTAAAAT GGTGGTATATTTCAATGATCTGTGGCCGCTGTTGTACAGTGCAAGCACCGTCTG GGAAACCCATATCTGGTATATCTTACCTGATGAAGTAAAGAGTATACATCTTCAGAATCATTATTTAAATCTATTATCACCAAATGAAAAGGAGAATGTTCTGAAAATACAAGAAGGGGAGGTTCAAAAAAGAGCCTTGCTAGCTCGTGCTTTGGTAAGATCTACCATTTCAAGAT ATTTGACACAATGTCAAATTGATCCACAAGCGTTGAAGTTTAAAAAGAATATGTTTGGGAAGCCTGAG TTAGATTTGCAAAACAGCAGTGAACTATGTCTGCCACCATTGCAATTCAACATCTCACATTCTTCATCCTTGATAGCATGTGGAGTGACTCTGCATTCTCCA ATTGGTATAGATGTGGAAGAGAAGACACGAAAGATAAAGAACAacatcatagcttttgctaaacgttTCTTTTCTCCAAATGAAATAGAAGTTTTATCTGCTATTTCAGATCCTGAAAGACAGCGGCAGGAATTCATAAAATTATGGACTCTGAAG GAGGCATATGTTAAAGCATTGGGTAGGGGCTTCTCGGCTGTCCCATTCAACACTTTCACTATTCGGTTTGATAAAACTGCCACTGGTTCACGTCTTCCTGGGTGTAAAACTTATGAG GCTTGTGAAATAAGCGTAGAGTCTTGCAATGATCCGGAGAATTGCTCGAGCAATGTGACTTTTGCGCTGATGGAGCTGTCTGGTTCTCATTATGCTGCTGTTTGCATGGAAAAAGACACAAGCTTTAAAG GAGCAGGGAGTCTTCCCATGAAGTTGAATGTGTGGAGAACAATTCCGTACGTCGAAGATGAATGTGTTTCTGGAACTGAGGCTGCTCTACCTATCAATGGCTTCGCTCAAGCAAATGTGAAGTTTCCCCAGACGtaa
- the LOC120076568 gene encoding L-aminoadipate-semialdehyde dehydrogenase-phosphopantetheinyl transferase-like isoform X7, producing the protein MYSSASMFFSSLHRASTATNMHFFQRSFATAASHIVPMQLPSKMETHIWYILPDEVKSIHLQNHYLNLLSPNEKENVLKIQEGEVQKRALLARALVRSTISRYLTQCQIDPQALKFKKNMFGKPELDLQNSSELCLPPLQFNISHSSSLIACGVTLHSPIGIDVEEKTRKIKNNIIAFAKRFFSPNEIEVLSAISDPERQRQEFIKLWTLKEAYVKALGRGFSAVPFNTFTIRFDKTATGSRLPGCKTYEACEISVESCNDPENCSSNVTFALMELSGSHYAAVCMEKDTSFKGAGSLPMKLNVWRTIPYVEDECVSGTEAALPINGFAQANVKFPQT; encoded by the exons ATGTACAGTTCGGCTTCTATGTTTTTTTCATCTCTGCACAGAGCAAGCACTGCAACAAACATGCATTTCTTCCAAAGGAGCTTTGCCACTGCTGCATCCCATATTGTTCCCATGCAACTGCCATCTAAAAT GGAAACCCATATCTGGTATATCTTACCTGATGAAGTAAAGAGTATACATCTTCAGAATCATTATTTAAATCTATTATCACCAAATGAAAAGGAGAATGTTCTGAAAATACAAGAAGGGGAGGTTCAAAAAAGAGCCTTGCTAGCTCGTGCTTTGGTAAGATCTACCATTTCAAGAT ATTTGACACAATGTCAAATTGATCCACAAGCGTTGAAGTTTAAAAAGAATATGTTTGGGAAGCCTGAG TTAGATTTGCAAAACAGCAGTGAACTATGTCTGCCACCATTGCAATTCAACATCTCACATTCTTCATCCTTGATAGCATGTGGAGTGACTCTGCATTCTCCA ATTGGTATAGATGTGGAAGAGAAGACACGAAAGATAAAGAACAacatcatagcttttgctaaacgttTCTTTTCTCCAAATGAAATAGAAGTTTTATCTGCTATTTCAGATCCTGAAAGACAGCGGCAGGAATTCATAAAATTATGGACTCTGAAG GAGGCATATGTTAAAGCATTGGGTAGGGGCTTCTCGGCTGTCCCATTCAACACTTTCACTATTCGGTTTGATAAAACTGCCACTGGTTCACGTCTTCCTGGGTGTAAAACTTATGAG GCTTGTGAAATAAGCGTAGAGTCTTGCAATGATCCGGAGAATTGCTCGAGCAATGTGACTTTTGCGCTGATGGAGCTGTCTGGTTCTCATTATGCTGCTGTTTGCATGGAAAAAGACACAAGCTTTAAAG GAGCAGGGAGTCTTCCCATGAAGTTGAATGTGTGGAGAACAATTCCGTACGTCGAAGATGAATGTGTTTCTGGAACTGAGGCTGCTCTACCTATCAATGGCTTCGCTCAAGCAAATGTGAAGTTTCCCCAGACGtaa
- the LOC120076568 gene encoding L-aminoadipate-semialdehyde dehydrogenase-phosphopantetheinyl transferase-like isoform X5, translating into MYSSASMFFSSLHRASTATNMHFFQRSFATAASHIVPMQLPSKIASTVWWETHIWYILPDEVKSIHLQNHYLNLLSPNEKENVLKIQEGEVQKRALLARALVRSTISRYLTQCQIDPQALKFKKNMFGKPELDLQNSSELCLPPLQFNISHSSSLIACGVTLHSPIGIDVEEKTRKIKNNIIAFAKRFFSPNEIEVLSAISDPERQRQEFIKLWTLKEAYVKALGRGFSAVPFNTFTIRFDKTATGSRLPGCKTYEACEISVESCNDPENCSSNVTFALMELSGSHYAAVCMEKDTSFKGAGSLPMKLNVWRTIPYVEDECVSGTEAALPINGFAQANVKFPQT; encoded by the exons ATGTACAGTTCGGCTTCTATGTTTTTTTCATCTCTGCACAGAGCAAGCACTGCAACAAACATGCATTTCTTCCAAAGGAGCTTTGCCACTGCTGCATCCCATATTGTTCCCATGCAACTGCCATCTAAAAT TGCAAGCACCGTCTGGTG GGAAACCCATATCTGGTATATCTTACCTGATGAAGTAAAGAGTATACATCTTCAGAATCATTATTTAAATCTATTATCACCAAATGAAAAGGAGAATGTTCTGAAAATACAAGAAGGGGAGGTTCAAAAAAGAGCCTTGCTAGCTCGTGCTTTGGTAAGATCTACCATTTCAAGAT ATTTGACACAATGTCAAATTGATCCACAAGCGTTGAAGTTTAAAAAGAATATGTTTGGGAAGCCTGAG TTAGATTTGCAAAACAGCAGTGAACTATGTCTGCCACCATTGCAATTCAACATCTCACATTCTTCATCCTTGATAGCATGTGGAGTGACTCTGCATTCTCCA ATTGGTATAGATGTGGAAGAGAAGACACGAAAGATAAAGAACAacatcatagcttttgctaaacgttTCTTTTCTCCAAATGAAATAGAAGTTTTATCTGCTATTTCAGATCCTGAAAGACAGCGGCAGGAATTCATAAAATTATGGACTCTGAAG GAGGCATATGTTAAAGCATTGGGTAGGGGCTTCTCGGCTGTCCCATTCAACACTTTCACTATTCGGTTTGATAAAACTGCCACTGGTTCACGTCTTCCTGGGTGTAAAACTTATGAG GCTTGTGAAATAAGCGTAGAGTCTTGCAATGATCCGGAGAATTGCTCGAGCAATGTGACTTTTGCGCTGATGGAGCTGTCTGGTTCTCATTATGCTGCTGTTTGCATGGAAAAAGACACAAGCTTTAAAG GAGCAGGGAGTCTTCCCATGAAGTTGAATGTGTGGAGAACAATTCCGTACGTCGAAGATGAATGTGTTTCTGGAACTGAGGCTGCTCTACCTATCAATGGCTTCGCTCAAGCAAATGTGAAGTTTCCCCAGACGtaa
- the LOC120076568 gene encoding L-aminoadipate-semialdehyde dehydrogenase-phosphopantetheinyl transferase-like isoform X1 yields MYSSASMFFSSLHRASTATNMHFFQRSFATAASHIVPMQLPSKMVVYFNDLWPLLYSASTVWWFGGSCGLQKFSVFQIGSYSKFLFSNTFLLCRETHIWYILPDEVKSIHLQNHYLNLLSPNEKENVLKIQEGEVQKRALLARALVRSTISRYLTQCQIDPQALKFKKNMFGKPELDLQNSSELCLPPLQFNISHSSSLIACGVTLHSPIGIDVEEKTRKIKNNIIAFAKRFFSPNEIEVLSAISDPERQRQEFIKLWTLKEAYVKALGRGFSAVPFNTFTIRFDKTATGSRLPGCKTYEACEISVESCNDPENCSSNVTFALMELSGSHYAAVCMEKDTSFKGAGSLPMKLNVWRTIPYVEDECVSGTEAALPINGFAQANVKFPQT; encoded by the exons ATGTACAGTTCGGCTTCTATGTTTTTTTCATCTCTGCACAGAGCAAGCACTGCAACAAACATGCATTTCTTCCAAAGGAGCTTTGCCACTGCTGCATCCCATATTGTTCCCATGCAACTGCCATCTAAAAT GGTGGTATATTTCAATGATCTGTGGCCGCTGTTGTACAGTGCAAGCACCGTCTGGTGGTTCGGTGGATCCTGTGGCTTACAAAAATTTTCAGTATTTCAGATTGGCTCCTactccaaatttttattttcaaatactttCTTGCTTTGTAGGGAAACCCATATCTGGTATATCTTACCTGATGAAGTAAAGAGTATACATCTTCAGAATCATTATTTAAATCTATTATCACCAAATGAAAAGGAGAATGTTCTGAAAATACAAGAAGGGGAGGTTCAAAAAAGAGCCTTGCTAGCTCGTGCTTTGGTAAGATCTACCATTTCAAGAT ATTTGACACAATGTCAAATTGATCCACAAGCGTTGAAGTTTAAAAAGAATATGTTTGGGAAGCCTGAG TTAGATTTGCAAAACAGCAGTGAACTATGTCTGCCACCATTGCAATTCAACATCTCACATTCTTCATCCTTGATAGCATGTGGAGTGACTCTGCATTCTCCA ATTGGTATAGATGTGGAAGAGAAGACACGAAAGATAAAGAACAacatcatagcttttgctaaacgttTCTTTTCTCCAAATGAAATAGAAGTTTTATCTGCTATTTCAGATCCTGAAAGACAGCGGCAGGAATTCATAAAATTATGGACTCTGAAG GAGGCATATGTTAAAGCATTGGGTAGGGGCTTCTCGGCTGTCCCATTCAACACTTTCACTATTCGGTTTGATAAAACTGCCACTGGTTCACGTCTTCCTGGGTGTAAAACTTATGAG GCTTGTGAAATAAGCGTAGAGTCTTGCAATGATCCGGAGAATTGCTCGAGCAATGTGACTTTTGCGCTGATGGAGCTGTCTGGTTCTCATTATGCTGCTGTTTGCATGGAAAAAGACACAAGCTTTAAAG GAGCAGGGAGTCTTCCCATGAAGTTGAATGTGTGGAGAACAATTCCGTACGTCGAAGATGAATGTGTTTCTGGAACTGAGGCTGCTCTACCTATCAATGGCTTCGCTCAAGCAAATGTGAAGTTTCCCCAGACGtaa
- the LOC120076568 gene encoding 4'-phosphopantetheinyl transferase-like isoform X8, producing MYSSASMFFSSLHRASTATNMHFFQRSFATAASHIVPMQLPSKMVVYFNDLWPLLYSASTVWWFGGSCGLQKFSVFQIGSYSKFLFSNTFLLCRETHIWYILPDEVKSIHLQNHYLNLLSPNEKENVLKIQEGEVQKRALLARALVRSTISRYLTQCQIDPQALKFKKNMFGKPELDLQNSSELCLPPLQFNISHSSSLIACGVTLHSPIGIDVEEKTRKIKNNIIAFAKRFFSPNEIEVLSAISDPERQRQEFIKLWTLKVSTVAIASMMRQFSTCSCI from the exons ATGTACAGTTCGGCTTCTATGTTTTTTTCATCTCTGCACAGAGCAAGCACTGCAACAAACATGCATTTCTTCCAAAGGAGCTTTGCCACTGCTGCATCCCATATTGTTCCCATGCAACTGCCATCTAAAAT GGTGGTATATTTCAATGATCTGTGGCCGCTGTTGTACAGTGCAAGCACCGTCTGGTGGTTCGGTGGATCCTGTGGCTTACAAAAATTTTCAGTATTTCAGATTGGCTCCTactccaaatttttattttcaaatactttCTTGCTTTGTAGGGAAACCCATATCTGGTATATCTTACCTGATGAAGTAAAGAGTATACATCTTCAGAATCATTATTTAAATCTATTATCACCAAATGAAAAGGAGAATGTTCTGAAAATACAAGAAGGGGAGGTTCAAAAAAGAGCCTTGCTAGCTCGTGCTTTGGTAAGATCTACCATTTCAAGAT ATTTGACACAATGTCAAATTGATCCACAAGCGTTGAAGTTTAAAAAGAATATGTTTGGGAAGCCTGAG TTAGATTTGCAAAACAGCAGTGAACTATGTCTGCCACCATTGCAATTCAACATCTCACATTCTTCATCCTTGATAGCATGTGGAGTGACTCTGCATTCTCCA ATTGGTATAGATGTGGAAGAGAAGACACGAAAGATAAAGAACAacatcatagcttttgctaaacgttTCTTTTCTCCAAATGAAATAGAAGTTTTATCTGCTATTTCAGATCCTGAAAGACAGCGGCAGGAATTCATAAAATTATGGACTCTGAAGGTGAGCACAGTTGCAATAGCGTCCATGATGCGTCAATTTTCTACTTGCAGTTGCATTTGA
- the LOC120076568 gene encoding L-aminoadipate-semialdehyde dehydrogenase-phosphopantetheinyl transferase-like isoform X3: MYSSASMFFSSLHRASTATNMHFFQRSFATAASHIVPMQLPSKMVVYFNDLWPLLYSASTVWWETHIWYILPDEVKSIHLQNHYLNLLSPNEKENVLKIQEGEVQKRALLARALVRSTISRYLTQCQIDPQALKFKKNMFGKPELDLQNSSELCLPPLQFNISHSSSLIACGVTLHSPIGIDVEEKTRKIKNNIIAFAKRFFSPNEIEVLSAISDPERQRQEFIKLWTLKEAYVKALGRGFSAVPFNTFTIRFDKTATGSRLPGCKTYEACEISVESCNDPENCSSNVTFALMELSGSHYAAVCMEKDTSFKGAGSLPMKLNVWRTIPYVEDECVSGTEAALPINGFAQANVKFPQT, encoded by the exons ATGTACAGTTCGGCTTCTATGTTTTTTTCATCTCTGCACAGAGCAAGCACTGCAACAAACATGCATTTCTTCCAAAGGAGCTTTGCCACTGCTGCATCCCATATTGTTCCCATGCAACTGCCATCTAAAAT GGTGGTATATTTCAATGATCTGTGGCCGCTGTTGTACAGTGCAAGCACCGTCTGGTG GGAAACCCATATCTGGTATATCTTACCTGATGAAGTAAAGAGTATACATCTTCAGAATCATTATTTAAATCTATTATCACCAAATGAAAAGGAGAATGTTCTGAAAATACAAGAAGGGGAGGTTCAAAAAAGAGCCTTGCTAGCTCGTGCTTTGGTAAGATCTACCATTTCAAGAT ATTTGACACAATGTCAAATTGATCCACAAGCGTTGAAGTTTAAAAAGAATATGTTTGGGAAGCCTGAG TTAGATTTGCAAAACAGCAGTGAACTATGTCTGCCACCATTGCAATTCAACATCTCACATTCTTCATCCTTGATAGCATGTGGAGTGACTCTGCATTCTCCA ATTGGTATAGATGTGGAAGAGAAGACACGAAAGATAAAGAACAacatcatagcttttgctaaacgttTCTTTTCTCCAAATGAAATAGAAGTTTTATCTGCTATTTCAGATCCTGAAAGACAGCGGCAGGAATTCATAAAATTATGGACTCTGAAG GAGGCATATGTTAAAGCATTGGGTAGGGGCTTCTCGGCTGTCCCATTCAACACTTTCACTATTCGGTTTGATAAAACTGCCACTGGTTCACGTCTTCCTGGGTGTAAAACTTATGAG GCTTGTGAAATAAGCGTAGAGTCTTGCAATGATCCGGAGAATTGCTCGAGCAATGTGACTTTTGCGCTGATGGAGCTGTCTGGTTCTCATTATGCTGCTGTTTGCATGGAAAAAGACACAAGCTTTAAAG GAGCAGGGAGTCTTCCCATGAAGTTGAATGTGTGGAGAACAATTCCGTACGTCGAAGATGAATGTGTTTCTGGAACTGAGGCTGCTCTACCTATCAATGGCTTCGCTCAAGCAAATGTGAAGTTTCCCCAGACGtaa
- the LOC120074969 gene encoding uncharacterized protein LOC120074969 — translation MFHDVVGDVRDEDELNPPDVHPADSHRERPSRRKGANLNDYIYLYLRSIDNSLSRLDGHISSLDSRVSKIEENMIDMKAQLSTIQSLLQSMCKGSMVIDEMTRSPIPHTGDDATMSLIPPIDPDTTNTTASHTLIPPLEPPNTTTTPTHIPPLELDTTTSPTDVQPIEADVPHTQPDVSTSPIDIPHSEADTSDLLTIPHTEANTSDISEADTSNIVTTTQGVTLES, via the exons ATGTTCCATGATGTGGTGGGAGACGTACGCGATGAGGATGAGTTGAACCCACCTGATGTCCACCCTGCGGATTCCCATAGAGAGCGACCTAGCCGCAGGAAGGGAGCCAATCTTAacgattatatttatttgtacCTGCGAAGCATTGACAACTCATTATCGAGGTTGGATGGTCATATATCAAGTTTAGATAGTCGTGTATCCAAGATCGAGGAAAACATGATAGACATGAAAGCACAATTGTCGACCATCCAATCACTGTTACAATCTATGTGCAAG ggttccATGGTGATTGATGAGATGACAAGGTCACCCATCCCACATACAGGTGACGATGCCACGATGTCGCTTATCCCACCTATTGATCCTGATACCACTAATACGACTGCCTCTCATACTCTCATCCCCCCTCTAGAGCCTCCAAATACCACCACTACACCTACTCATATCCCTCCTCTAGAGCTTGATACCACAACATCACCCACTGACGTCCAACCTATAGAGGCCGACGTCCCACATACACAGCCTGACGTGTCTACCTCACCCATTGACATCCCACATTCAGAGGCTGACACGTCTGACTTACTCACTATACCACATACAGAGGCCAACACGTCTGACATCTCAGAGGCCGACACTTCTAATATTGTTACAACCACACAAGGAGTTACATTG GAATCTTGA
- the LOC120076568 gene encoding L-aminoadipate-semialdehyde dehydrogenase-phosphopantetheinyl transferase-like isoform X6 → MYSSASMFFSSLHRASTATNMHFFQRSFATAASHIVPMQLPSKIASTVWETHIWYILPDEVKSIHLQNHYLNLLSPNEKENVLKIQEGEVQKRALLARALVRSTISRYLTQCQIDPQALKFKKNMFGKPELDLQNSSELCLPPLQFNISHSSSLIACGVTLHSPIGIDVEEKTRKIKNNIIAFAKRFFSPNEIEVLSAISDPERQRQEFIKLWTLKEAYVKALGRGFSAVPFNTFTIRFDKTATGSRLPGCKTYEACEISVESCNDPENCSSNVTFALMELSGSHYAAVCMEKDTSFKGAGSLPMKLNVWRTIPYVEDECVSGTEAALPINGFAQANVKFPQT, encoded by the exons ATGTACAGTTCGGCTTCTATGTTTTTTTCATCTCTGCACAGAGCAAGCACTGCAACAAACATGCATTTCTTCCAAAGGAGCTTTGCCACTGCTGCATCCCATATTGTTCCCATGCAACTGCCATCTAAAAT TGCAAGCACCGTCTG GGAAACCCATATCTGGTATATCTTACCTGATGAAGTAAAGAGTATACATCTTCAGAATCATTATTTAAATCTATTATCACCAAATGAAAAGGAGAATGTTCTGAAAATACAAGAAGGGGAGGTTCAAAAAAGAGCCTTGCTAGCTCGTGCTTTGGTAAGATCTACCATTTCAAGAT ATTTGACACAATGTCAAATTGATCCACAAGCGTTGAAGTTTAAAAAGAATATGTTTGGGAAGCCTGAG TTAGATTTGCAAAACAGCAGTGAACTATGTCTGCCACCATTGCAATTCAACATCTCACATTCTTCATCCTTGATAGCATGTGGAGTGACTCTGCATTCTCCA ATTGGTATAGATGTGGAAGAGAAGACACGAAAGATAAAGAACAacatcatagcttttgctaaacgttTCTTTTCTCCAAATGAAATAGAAGTTTTATCTGCTATTTCAGATCCTGAAAGACAGCGGCAGGAATTCATAAAATTATGGACTCTGAAG GAGGCATATGTTAAAGCATTGGGTAGGGGCTTCTCGGCTGTCCCATTCAACACTTTCACTATTCGGTTTGATAAAACTGCCACTGGTTCACGTCTTCCTGGGTGTAAAACTTATGAG GCTTGTGAAATAAGCGTAGAGTCTTGCAATGATCCGGAGAATTGCTCGAGCAATGTGACTTTTGCGCTGATGGAGCTGTCTGGTTCTCATTATGCTGCTGTTTGCATGGAAAAAGACACAAGCTTTAAAG GAGCAGGGAGTCTTCCCATGAAGTTGAATGTGTGGAGAACAATTCCGTACGTCGAAGATGAATGTGTTTCTGGAACTGAGGCTGCTCTACCTATCAATGGCTTCGCTCAAGCAAATGTGAAGTTTCCCCAGACGtaa